A genomic window from Methanovulcanius yangii includes:
- a CDS encoding tubulin/FtsZ family protein has protein sequence MRILAIGLGGAGTRIVDQLYDHDTRSRVGCVNALAVDMDGNSLRQLEFIPQPQRMNFPPLDPDIHFDVPSTVNVEEIMTMIQRMDTVEIDAIMIFAGLGGSVIDAVPELVEELRIAYIEPVFGVCTLPMRHEGKKQSSKASEDIIMLRDVLDAVILFDNETWYGKLQAEFHEHSVAMEEKRLPYPAKKFPENPRDLYRMLNDRIARQIGLLLRAGEFNEEGLEAAEVVLDAGEVLNTLRDNGLVAIGYAVEPLTVSLKERFLNWRSETYFSEYSHKRATRIVSLAKKAVYEDISVPCDITSADKALVLIAGPSQELSMKGFQTVRKWIDRSISGLEMRSGDYPVRNTKYVGIIIVLSGIENIPRVTELADIKKEYEAERLEEEEEIKRREEMQAWEAEEESWVTARNPDTGDYRNSGETTGGISFIDLLEDDDECMPPEISGEGEEEAVLNDEDGRPVTSREYVEYSQDYDTDYGSKGDDGDVKDEMVRLEGIAATKDSTDDSLTAKDGQITIAGAGRQESSDDKLVLPGRQARTVADMTRMTSGGSNNAPNDAIFGLKEIPKRGQKGPRDTSLVGSSIAIDTPGFRAKDSTFEGGKVSVASAAGPNDSSINGSSVKVRPVNTRLNDSVVSGNSVQLSGSKIQTKELLDGEVRMKEKIPAPKDELMARVETRMKKTKEQTAQPQKEPSYKAGTISSTYTKKNSQEEEEEEKADDLFWIT, from the coding sequence ATGAGAATACTTGCAATTGGACTGGGCGGCGCCGGAACACGGATTGTCGATCAGCTCTATGATCACGACACCAGGAGCCGTGTTGGGTGTGTCAATGCGCTCGCCGTCGATATGGATGGCAATAGTCTGCGCCAGCTCGAGTTTATCCCCCAGCCCCAGCGGATGAATTTTCCTCCCCTCGATCCTGATATCCATTTTGATGTTCCTTCAACGGTCAATGTTGAAGAGATCATGACCATGATCCAGCGGATGGATACGGTCGAAATCGATGCCATCATGATCTTCGCGGGCCTGGGAGGAAGCGTCATCGACGCCGTCCCCGAGCTCGTCGAAGAACTGAGAATTGCCTATATTGAACCAGTATTCGGGGTCTGTACCCTCCCCATGCGCCATGAGGGAAAGAAACAATCCTCAAAGGCATCGGAAGACATCATAATGCTTCGTGATGTGCTTGATGCGGTCATTCTCTTCGACAATGAGACCTGGTACGGGAAATTGCAGGCGGAATTTCATGAGCACAGCGTGGCCATGGAGGAGAAGCGCCTCCCGTATCCGGCGAAAAAGTTTCCGGAAAACCCCCGCGATCTGTACCGGATGCTCAATGATCGTATTGCCCGTCAGATAGGACTCCTGCTCAGGGCGGGCGAATTCAATGAAGAGGGCCTGGAAGCAGCGGAGGTCGTTCTGGACGCAGGGGAGGTACTCAACACCCTGCGTGACAACGGACTGGTCGCAATCGGATATGCGGTCGAACCGCTCACGGTATCCCTGAAGGAACGCTTTTTAAACTGGCGTTCAGAGACCTATTTCTCGGAATATTCCCATAAACGGGCCACCCGCATTGTATCCCTTGCAAAAAAGGCGGTCTACGAAGATATCTCAGTCCCATGCGACATCACCAGCGCAGACAAGGCACTGGTACTCATTGCAGGCCCTTCACAGGAACTGTCCATGAAGGGATTCCAGACGGTACGTAAATGGATTGACCGGAGCATTTCGGGGCTCGAGATGCGTTCCGGGGACTACCCTGTCCGCAATACGAAATACGTGGGGATTATCATCGTTCTCTCGGGGATCGAAAACATCCCGCGGGTGACCGAACTCGCCGACATTAAGAAAGAATATGAGGCTGAACGTCTCGAAGAAGAAGAGGAAATAAAAAGGAGAGAAGAGATGCAGGCCTGGGAGGCCGAAGAGGAATCATGGGTCACCGCCCGGAATCCCGATACGGGGGATTATCGTAATTCCGGGGAGACTACGGGAGGAATTTCCTTTATCGACCTCCTCGAAGATGACGATGAATGCATGCCGCCCGAAATTTCCGGGGAAGGAGAGGAAGAGGCGGTTTTGAATGATGAGGATGGCCGCCCGGTCACATCCCGGGAATATGTGGAGTATTCACAGGATTATGATACGGATTATGGGTCCAAAGGAGATGACGGCGACGTGAAGGATGAGATGGTACGCCTTGAGGGAATTGCTGCTACGAAAGATTCGACAGATGATTCCCTCACAGCGAAGGATGGACAGATTACTATTGCAGGTGCAGGCAGGCAGGAAAGCAGTGACGATAAGCTGGTCCTTCCCGGAAGACAGGCCCGAACAGTCGCCGATATGACCCGTATGACGAGCGGCGGTTCGAACAATGCGCCGAACGATGCAATCTTCGGACTGAAAGAGATCCCGAAGAGGGGGCAGAAGGGTCCAAGAGATACCTCGCTTGTCGGCAGTTCCATCGCCATCGATACCCCCGGCTTCCGGGCGAAGGACAGCACCTTCGAGGGAGGGAAGGTATCCGTTGCTTCGGCAGCCGGGCCAAACGACAGTTCCATCAACGGGTCGTCGGTGAAGGTGCGGCCGGTCAATACCAGACTCAACGACAGCGTCGTCTCCGGCAATTCAGTGCAGCTTTCGGGGTCGAAGATACAGACGAAGGAACTTCTCGACGGAGAAGTCCGGATGAAGGAGAAAATCCCTGCCCCCAAGGACGAACTTATGGCACGGGTCGAAACCCGGATGAAGAAGACAAAGGAACAGACAGCACAGCCGCAGAAAGAACCCTCCTATAAGGCAGGGACCATCAGCAGCACTTACACAAAAAAGAATTCGCAAGAGGAAGAAGAAGAGGAGAAAGCAGACGACCTCTTCTGGATCACATAG
- a CDS encoding VWA domain-containing protein: MKATYILVLLLAFLIVWPVCALGDGDVTVSVIGSPGHGDWLIAGDGAAIITVKVHTEGETIREVRFDCVEASVYGDVDRYVVTELPYRTTFSTQKSGSVPIRIAISYINETGCPAEFEKVYSLDVDHAAPYRIRSIDFSAEAGVYDIIPITVVMEDRYGNVIDSRYEDDGGDETSESVLLYGTVSDEAGFFDGETYGHDSAVCHAGPDGACAAYYRTGTRAGEYIIHVMPEAMGGEDAWIRITAGGGGVPVSISVAVDPCEGNPGVPAPVPADGMSGYSLVFALKDQFGNPCAKTPVRVRAGEDGEVRDLLTTFDGTAMVSYGPRNTVGNVTITGESVLNPSVSCSVDLSFASSEPVTMILMANPQSMASSDVDGAPTAEIMAKVMDICGNPVAGETVLFSIYHPVYPSSQVEEPYLTDTSVMTDEDGMASVTFVPGAFNTAPGMPGHEAVCPYDETAVATCTITALWGGMSRDIDLEWRNYPYLRVETGLSGDTVAVNDTVDVTISLVGDGWALHPAPVDVVVAVDRSGSMLMDDIDRMVYEMAALKTFISRMNEGKDRIGMVTFGSSGYCDSRWGKPGVDYSWNDDLTYVATHYPGSPKTYTDYATLDLGLTGIRADVSAAVEGIVPWGGTPMRYALYTGLREIVQNGRDDAVRAVILLSDGDYNWYGDPLARGNGKTPAQKSPTDMNYFSDGTEKYTIFEDLGAVQNLSEYAAGANVRIYSIAFADSFSVEGRETLRILAESTGGKFYEAPNGGQLAGIYTDIAGDLRTVAGVDTEMEIPFGTVAINNDSVPNTPADPSLEWVYCEGKSTTIASMMNDAAPSLVIVPRYTVDEDEEQADWEDDRSLSWDVGSIVLNQVWETEFSLEIFTPGTINIFGDSSRIRFNGGEETLTLPDTYVTALEGLDGTGLLSHQMAIRGVNCTNRDMVEDYFEIVWDLEYDGVLPVIQEIYYMRAEEGMWYLYDNAALPGGPVNEEKFTSHLYVADFPPGDYHIRVYAHAPDADAINQTAAAISLGNMDENYIKIT; this comes from the coding sequence ATGAAGGCAACATATATATTGGTCCTTCTCCTGGCATTTCTCATCGTCTGGCCGGTGTGTGCTTTGGGCGATGGAGATGTCACCGTGAGTGTTATCGGCAGTCCCGGTCACGGAGACTGGCTCATCGCAGGGGATGGCGCGGCGATCATCACCGTCAAAGTTCACACGGAAGGCGAAACGATACGCGAAGTGCGGTTTGACTGTGTGGAAGCCTCCGTCTATGGCGACGTTGACAGATACGTAGTGACAGAATTGCCGTATCGCACGACATTTTCGACACAGAAAAGCGGGAGCGTCCCGATCCGTATTGCTATATCGTATATTAATGAAACGGGATGTCCGGCCGAATTTGAGAAGGTGTACTCTCTCGACGTTGATCATGCAGCACCATACAGGATTCGAAGTATCGATTTTTCCGCAGAGGCCGGAGTGTATGACATCATCCCCATTACGGTGGTTATGGAGGACAGGTATGGAAATGTCATTGACAGTCGGTATGAAGACGATGGTGGTGACGAGACCTCGGAAAGTGTCCTCTTATATGGAACCGTGAGTGATGAGGCGGGTTTTTTTGACGGCGAAACATACGGGCATGACTCTGCCGTCTGCCATGCCGGACCGGATGGGGCCTGTGCGGCATACTACCGAACCGGTACTCGTGCCGGAGAGTATATCATACATGTAATGCCCGAGGCAATGGGCGGGGAAGATGCCTGGATTAGAATTACCGCCGGGGGCGGGGGGGTTCCTGTTTCAATATCTGTTGCAGTGGACCCCTGTGAAGGAAATCCGGGGGTACCTGCGCCGGTTCCGGCGGATGGGATGAGCGGCTATTCTTTGGTCTTTGCCCTTAAGGACCAGTTTGGAAATCCGTGCGCAAAGACCCCCGTACGTGTCCGTGCCGGTGAAGATGGAGAGGTGCGGGACCTCCTGACGACCTTCGACGGGACCGCAATGGTATCATATGGTCCCCGGAATACGGTCGGGAATGTTACCATAACCGGCGAATCAGTTCTCAATCCATCCGTTTCGTGTTCCGTCGACCTGAGCTTTGCGAGCAGTGAACCGGTAACGATGATTCTGATGGCGAACCCGCAGTCGATGGCGAGCAGTGATGTGGATGGCGCTCCCACAGCAGAGATCATGGCCAAGGTGATGGATATCTGCGGCAACCCGGTTGCGGGAGAGACGGTACTCTTCAGTATCTATCATCCTGTCTATCCCTCCTCCCAGGTCGAAGAACCGTACCTCACAGACACATCGGTTATGACCGATGAAGACGGGATGGCTTCGGTCACCTTTGTGCCTGGAGCCTTCAATACCGCCCCCGGGATGCCGGGACATGAGGCGGTATGTCCCTACGATGAGACGGCGGTTGCCACGTGCACAATAACGGCGCTCTGGGGAGGTATGTCACGTGATATTGACCTCGAGTGGAGAAATTATCCCTATCTCAGGGTAGAGACGGGTCTTTCCGGGGATACAGTGGCTGTCAATGACACCGTTGACGTCACCATCAGCCTTGTTGGCGACGGGTGGGCTCTCCACCCTGCCCCGGTGGATGTAGTGGTGGCTGTGGACAGGTCGGGGAGCATGCTCATGGATGACATCGATCGAATGGTGTACGAGATGGCGGCCCTCAAGACTTTCATCTCCCGGATGAACGAAGGAAAAGACCGCATCGGGATGGTCACTTTCGGCAGCTCCGGGTACTGCGATTCGCGCTGGGGAAAACCCGGGGTGGACTACAGCTGGAATGATGATCTCACCTACGTTGCCACCCATTATCCTGGCTCCCCGAAGACGTATACGGATTATGCGACGCTGGACCTTGGACTGACGGGCATCCGGGCAGATGTCTCGGCTGCCGTCGAAGGGATTGTCCCCTGGGGCGGTACGCCTATGCGCTATGCCCTCTATACCGGCCTGCGCGAGATTGTACAGAACGGCCGTGATGACGCGGTTCGTGCCGTCATCCTGCTCTCGGACGGGGATTACAACTGGTACGGAGATCCCCTTGCCCGGGGCAACGGAAAGACCCCTGCGCAGAAGAGTCCGACGGATATGAATTACTTTTCCGATGGTACGGAGAAATATACCATCTTTGAGGATCTTGGGGCGGTGCAGAACCTGAGCGAATACGCAGCCGGGGCAAATGTAAGAATATATTCGATTGCCTTTGCGGACTCCTTTTCGGTCGAAGGGAGGGAAACTCTGCGGATTCTCGCCGAGTCGACGGGAGGCAAATTTTATGAGGCTCCCAACGGGGGCCAGCTGGCCGGTATCTATACGGACATTGCCGGCGACCTCAGAACGGTTGCCGGTGTTGATACCGAAATGGAGATTCCATTTGGAACGGTCGCCATCAACAATGACTCAGTTCCCAACACCCCTGCCGACCCGTCACTGGAATGGGTCTATTGTGAGGGGAAGTCAACGACCATAGCAAGCATGATGAACGATGCCGCTCCCTCACTTGTTATCGTCCCCCGATACACCGTCGATGAGGACGAAGAACAGGCCGACTGGGAGGATGACCGCAGCCTGAGCTGGGATGTCGGTTCTATCGTCCTCAACCAGGTATGGGAGACAGAGTTTAGCCTGGAGATCTTTACTCCCGGTACAATCAATATCTTTGGTGACAGTTCCAGGATTCGCTTCAATGGCGGCGAGGAGACGCTTACCCTTCCGGATACCTATGTGACGGCACTTGAGGGACTCGACGGGACCGGCCTTCTCTCGCACCAGATGGCGATACGGGGGGTAAACTGTACGAACAGGGATATGGTTGAGGATTATTTCGAGATTGTCTGGGACCTCGAGTATGACGGCGTCCTACCGGTAATTCAGGAGATATACTACATGCGGGCGGAAGAAGGGATGTGGTATCTCTATGACAATGCAGCACTGCCGGGTGGACCTGTGAATGAGGAGAAGTTCACCTCTCACCTCTATGTCGCTGATTTCCCTCCGGGGGACTACCATATCCGGGTGTATGCCCATGCACCGGATGCGGATGCCATCAATCAGACTGCGGCGGCAATCAGTCTCGGGAACATGGACGAGAACTATATCAAAATTACCTAA
- a CDS encoding MEMAR_RS02690 family S-layer glycoprotein, with translation MKTKLGIALVAMIALAFVAAAPAAADTRYMNSTGLTAFAGEEDLNWDAVTGGVDTWVAVWFPDGADTSSASWADTYSITPGFTNYIDPSKFGTKTGAWYVDQDSLTDPQLNGNWTVAFYAAVPTIDVKAYEITGASTSKDRTDGNVITNSNLTFRIDTNLWKIFDRTGYEAGDDAITITVKDEQGTKYTGLINAAGTTTSIKDFAVDSQLDYVLGQYDPIWYTSSANYASGVYTFYASCDVNSMDDNYAVTGSTVSKVYTVTIAKDTVTIEANKDTVVRNNDFSVTVTGRPNTNYALWLEGSSSVEQPPEIKLNQDSVTVNDTDAGDYEFSSGKTVRADTANANGFAKITTSGSGTRTIGFATNQTTTDQSYTIRVQQMTDYATAKYDKVKVKVEKGDVTVTASGDASYFLGEEIILSGTNTDSDYVYLFITGPNLWANGAKLVDPKNTDSKTTTGVDTTFIEEAVETDDTWEYKWDTSSVDLDAGTYTIYAVTDDIDKGDLGTLSATYATVSIVIKKPFVTATTSAATVAKGDDLYITGTAEGDPSNVYVWILGKNKAIATSETVEDDGTFEYKFATDSSLAAGQYFVVVQHPMYNGQQDIYELNGNVYNKISDDLLLFKLEGQGSLQGSDAAEALVQAINSPNVDDTYYKLTFMVEEPWIIIDAIGDRYVGETFTITGTTNLAVGDSLIVEVVSSSFQPTEKTQSGAFSGASGTVLVTEGDDGNAWEFAVDASNFKPDEYIVKVEAVEADNTATQTFNVLKAVPTAEPTAQPTAQPTAQPTAEPTEEPTPEPTATPGFGAVFALIGLGAVAALVLRKD, from the coding sequence ATGAAAACAAAACTAGGAATTGCCCTGGTAGCCATGATTGCACTGGCATTTGTTGCAGCAGCACCTGCAGCAGCAGACACCAGATACATGAATTCGACCGGGCTTACCGCATTCGCTGGTGAAGAGGACCTTAACTGGGATGCCGTCACCGGTGGAGTAGACACTTGGGTTGCCGTATGGTTCCCCGATGGAGCTGACACAAGCTCAGCATCTTGGGCAGATACCTATTCAATTACCCCTGGTTTCACCAACTATATCGATCCCTCGAAGTTTGGTACGAAGACAGGAGCATGGTATGTTGATCAGGACAGCCTGACGGATCCCCAGCTCAATGGTAACTGGACCGTTGCATTCTATGCGGCAGTTCCGACCATTGATGTGAAGGCATACGAGATTACTGGTGCAAGTACTTCCAAAGACCGCACAGATGGCAATGTCATTACGAACTCTAACTTGACGTTCAGAATTGACACCAACCTGTGGAAGATCTTTGACCGTACTGGTTACGAAGCTGGCGATGATGCTATTACCATCACCGTGAAGGACGAACAGGGTACCAAATATACGGGCCTTATCAATGCGGCTGGTACAACCACATCCATTAAGGACTTCGCAGTTGACAGCCAGCTTGACTATGTTCTTGGTCAGTATGACCCTATCTGGTACACCTCCAGCGCTAACTACGCATCCGGTGTCTACACGTTCTACGCATCCTGTGATGTCAACAGCATGGATGACAACTATGCCGTCACCGGCTCAACCGTCTCCAAGGTATACACCGTCACCATTGCAAAGGACACCGTGACCATTGAGGCAAACAAGGACACCGTCGTCCGCAACAACGACTTCTCCGTGACCGTGACCGGTAGGCCCAACACGAACTACGCCCTCTGGCTTGAGGGTTCCAGCAGTGTTGAGCAGCCCCCCGAGATCAAGTTGAACCAGGACTCCGTTACTGTCAATGACACCGATGCAGGTGACTATGAGTTCTCCTCCGGCAAGACTGTCCGGGCAGACACCGCAAATGCAAATGGATTTGCAAAGATCACCACCTCTGGGTCCGGCACCCGCACGATTGGTTTTGCAACCAACCAGACGACCACCGACCAGAGCTACACCATCCGCGTTCAGCAGATGACCGACTATGCAACTGCAAAGTACGACAAGGTCAAAGTGAAGGTTGAGAAGGGCGATGTTACCGTCACCGCATCCGGCGACGCATCCTACTTCCTCGGCGAGGAGATCATTCTCTCCGGAACCAACACTGACAGTGACTACGTCTACCTGTTCATCACTGGTCCCAACCTGTGGGCCAACGGTGCAAAGCTCGTAGACCCGAAGAACACTGACAGCAAGACCACCACTGGTGTCGACACCACCTTCATCGAAGAAGCTGTTGAGACCGATGACACGTGGGAATACAAGTGGGACACCTCTTCAGTTGACCTTGATGCAGGCACCTACACCATCTACGCTGTCACCGACGACATCGACAAGGGCGACCTCGGAACCCTGAGTGCAACCTATGCAACCGTTTCGATCGTCATCAAGAAGCCGTTCGTGACTGCAACCACCAGTGCAGCAACCGTCGCAAAGGGCGACGACCTGTACATCACCGGTACTGCAGAGGGTGACCCCTCCAACGTCTACGTCTGGATCCTTGGCAAGAACAAAGCCATTGCAACCTCCGAGACCGTTGAGGATGACGGCACCTTCGAATACAAGTTTGCAACTGACAGCTCCCTTGCAGCCGGACAGTACTTCGTGGTCGTTCAGCACCCGATGTACAACGGACAGCAGGACATTTACGAACTGAACGGCAACGTCTACAACAAGATCAGCGACGACCTTCTGCTCTTCAAGCTCGAGGGCCAGGGCAGTCTCCAGGGCTCCGACGCTGCAGAGGCACTCGTTCAGGCAATCAACTCTCCGAACGTTGATGATACCTACTACAAGCTCACCTTCATGGTCGAAGAGCCGTGGATCATCATCGACGCAATCGGCGACCGCTATGTTGGCGAGACCTTCACCATCACCGGAACCACCAACCTCGCTGTTGGCGACTCCCTGATTGTTGAAGTTGTTTCTTCCTCATTCCAGCCGACCGAGAAGACCCAGTCCGGCGCATTCAGCGGCGCATCCGGCACTGTCCTCGTCACCGAGGGTGACGACGGCAATGCATGGGAGTTTGCAGTTGACGCATCCAACTTCAAGCCCGACGAGTACATCGTCAAGGTCGAAGCTGTTGAAGCTGACAACACTGCAACCCAGACCTTCAACGTTCTGAAGGCCGTCCCGACCGCAGAGCCGACTGCACAGCCGACCGCACAGCCCACCGCACAGCCCACCGCTGAGCCGACTGAGGAGCCCACTCCTGAGCCGACCGCAACTCCGGGCTTTGGTGCAGTCTTTGCACTGATCGGCCTCGGTGCTGTTGCAGCACTGGTCCTCCGGAAGGACTAA
- a CDS encoding PEGA domain-containing protein: MDIHRIVPALVALLCLCGAVQGVSLRVTVTDDVSGDPVSDANIYVEGTYEGETNSEGVYIYEHSLNESFRMGIEKTGYISWQSMVSATQSTLAAELSRKAVTLTVSLYDADTLEPVDGVLVKVSGEDYLSTDTTDGSGDAVFEVKAGMQYSVEVSASHFELLNKIVEMGNEARFVDYRLIRDDIFVVEVTDAKDGSSLSQADVYIDEKFVGATGSDGRVTAYVERGRTYPISVAKDEYSTFTDQLYIESDLLIYPVVLSKALYPVAISVYEADRTPIEGAKIYIDEDFHGTTDEFGHSGIARLIAGVHEVEVRADAYETVVREVTVDESVEDIIIQPEFAMASVTILAEEDDHTPVEGATVRVDGTYVGTTDATGQFETVLRTNAAYVISVSGDAYNEASVEESIPKGTSVYQIEVTMEKSINIGLIIVVGGIVVIGVAGIMGVRHLRNRPGKRNPQKKNQL, translated from the coding sequence ATGGATATTCACCGTATAGTTCCGGCTTTGGTTGCCCTTCTCTGTCTTTGCGGTGCCGTCCAGGGGGTCTCGCTTCGGGTGACGGTGACAGACGACGTGAGTGGGGACCCTGTTTCGGATGCAAACATCTACGTTGAGGGGACGTACGAGGGCGAGACAAACTCCGAAGGGGTTTATATTTATGAGCATTCCCTGAATGAGTCGTTCCGAATGGGAATCGAAAAGACGGGCTATATCAGCTGGCAGTCGATGGTCTCTGCCACCCAGTCAACTCTTGCGGCCGAACTCTCGCGAAAGGCGGTGACACTTACTGTCTCCCTCTATGATGCGGACACGCTCGAACCGGTCGACGGTGTTCTCGTGAAGGTCTCCGGGGAGGACTATCTCTCGACGGATACCACCGATGGGTCAGGGGATGCCGTATTCGAGGTGAAGGCCGGCATGCAGTATAGTGTGGAGGTCAGCGCTTCCCACTTTGAACTCCTCAATAAGATCGTCGAGATGGGAAATGAGGCCAGATTTGTTGATTACCGCCTCATTCGTGATGATATCTTTGTCGTGGAAGTGACGGATGCAAAAGACGGGTCTTCCCTGAGTCAGGCGGATGTGTATATCGACGAAAAATTCGTCGGTGCCACCGGTTCGGATGGGAGAGTGACGGCATACGTAGAGCGGGGGCGAACTTATCCCATCTCGGTAGCCAAGGATGAATATTCCACCTTCACGGATCAGCTCTATATTGAAAGCGACCTTCTCATCTATCCTGTTGTTCTCTCAAAGGCCCTCTATCCGGTGGCAATCTCGGTCTATGAGGCGGACCGGACGCCGATCGAAGGGGCAAAGATCTATATTGATGAGGATTTTCACGGAACGACGGATGAGTTCGGCCATTCGGGGATTGCCAGACTCATTGCCGGAGTCCATGAAGTGGAGGTCAGGGCAGATGCATATGAGACAGTTGTCCGGGAAGTGACCGTCGATGAATCTGTCGAGGATATCATCATTCAGCCTGAATTCGCGATGGCATCTGTTACCATTCTCGCAGAAGAAGACGACCACACCCCGGTCGAAGGTGCGACTGTCCGTGTGGACGGAACCTATGTCGGGACGACCGATGCAACCGGACAGTTTGAGACGGTTCTCCGGACGAATGCGGCATATGTCATATCCGTCAGCGGGGATGCGTACAATGAAGCATCAGTGGAGGAGAGCATACCGAAAGGCACCAGTGTATATCAGATTGAGGTTACAATGGAGAAGTCCATAAACATTGGTCTTATCATCGTGGTTGGAGGAATCGTTGTTATTGGTGTTGCGGGTATCATGGGCGTTCGACATCTCAGAAACAGGCCGGGTAAGCGCAATCCGCAGAAGAAAAATCAACTATGA
- a CDS encoding dCTP deaminase yields MILSDTEIQKRIRDGALVLDPYSEASQQPASYDLRAAETVVLARGACTLVPSLEWVELPADVAATLRCRSSFGRRGVLIGGGFVDPGFRGQLTLCLVNMGADDVAVEKGERIVQIIMQTVAGGDRLYEGRYQDSKGAVGNRDGAM; encoded by the coding sequence ATGATTCTCTCGGATACTGAAATACAAAAGAGAATCCGGGACGGTGCCCTTGTCCTGGACCCATACAGCGAAGCGTCCCAGCAGCCCGCATCCTATGATCTGCGTGCGGCTGAGACGGTGGTTCTTGCCCGCGGAGCGTGTACCCTCGTTCCCTCTCTCGAATGGGTGGAACTGCCGGCAGATGTTGCGGCGACACTCCGGTGCCGGTCTTCGTTTGGCAGACGCGGAGTCCTCATCGGCGGGGGGTTTGTGGACCCGGGTTTTCGCGGCCAGCTCACCCTCTGTCTGGTCAATATGGGAGCAGATGATGTTGCGGTTGAAAAAGGAGAACGGATTGTCCAGATAATTATGCAGACCGTTGCCGGCGGGGATCGCCTCTATGAAGGGCGGTACCAGGACAGCAAAGGGGCTGTCGGCAACCGTGACGGTGCTATGTGA
- a CDS encoding AMP phosphorylase, translating to MNLLVQHVDVSNRGALLHKNDARILGVLDGDRIRIVNHTNGKSESVVIDTTPSLVEEGHIGVYSLTFSGIGLEDGHEAEVFESIPPASIRTIRKKMDGGRLSKDEIYEVVSDIVLENISLTELTAFVTASYIHGLDMDEVEYLTRAMVDTGDSLEFSTKPVVDKHSIGGVPGNKITLIIVPILAAAGLKVPKTSSRAITGAGGTADLMEVLAPVEFSAIEVQEMTEKAGAVIVWGGSTNIAPADDRIINVEYPLKIDARGQMIASVIAKKKAAGADIVVIDIPVGKEAKVESLQEARKLAREFIEIGERLDLEVECAITFGDLPVGRTIGPNLEVAEAMRVLEGSPSPGSLVQKSLAIAGIALEMAGKAARGEGEPVAREILQSGAALAKMKEIIAIQGGNADIKADDLKPGIYMADVPAPADGYVINIANRALITIARLAGAPNDKGAGIWLHAKRGSQVKKGDAIMTIYADNEQKLKNALEEGRRLMPILVEGMLIDRLPSDTLHFNRMD from the coding sequence ATGAATCTGCTCGTACAACATGTTGATGTCAGTAATCGCGGTGCACTGCTGCACAAGAATGATGCCCGCATTCTGGGTGTCCTCGATGGTGACCGTATACGCATCGTCAATCATACAAACGGCAAATCGGAATCGGTGGTCATAGACACGACCCCTTCACTCGTAGAAGAGGGCCACATCGGCGTCTACTCCCTGACGTTCAGTGGCATAGGTCTTGAAGATGGGCATGAGGCAGAGGTCTTCGAGTCCATCCCGCCGGCATCAATCCGCACCATCCGCAAAAAGATGGACGGGGGGCGGCTTTCAAAGGATGAGATCTACGAAGTCGTCTCCGATATTGTCCTGGAAAATATTTCCCTTACCGAACTGACCGCCTTTGTGACCGCATCCTATATCCATGGCCTCGACATGGACGAGGTGGAATACCTCACCCGTGCGATGGTCGATACCGGCGATTCGCTTGAGTTCAGTACCAAGCCGGTGGTAGACAAGCACTCGATCGGTGGAGTTCCCGGGAACAAGATCACGCTGATTATCGTGCCGATCCTGGCGGCAGCCGGACTCAAGGTCCCGAAGACGAGTTCGCGTGCGATCACCGGGGCTGGTGGGACGGCGGACCTGATGGAGGTTCTCGCCCCTGTCGAATTTAGCGCGATCGAGGTACAGGAGATGACCGAGAAGGCGGGAGCGGTGATTGTGTGGGGAGGATCCACGAACATCGCCCCAGCCGACGACCGTATCATCAATGTCGAATATCCGCTCAAGATCGACGCCCGTGGTCAGATGATTGCAAGCGTGATTGCCAAAAAGAAGGCAGCCGGTGCAGATATCGTCGTCATCGACATCCCTGTTGGAAAAGAGGCGAAGGTTGAATCACTTCAGGAAGCCCGCAAACTCGCTCGTGAGTTCATCGAGATAGGGGAGCGCCTGGACCTTGAGGTCGAATGTGCGATTACCTTCGGCGATCTGCCGGTTGGCCGGACAATCGGGCCGAACCTGGAGGTCGCCGAAGCGATGCGGGTTCTCGAAGGGTCACCGTCACCCGGATCGCTTGTCCAGAAGAGTCTTGCTATCGCAGGTATCGCCCTTGAGATGGCCGGCAAGGCGGCACGGGGCGAGGGGGAGCCCGTCGCACGCGAGATTTTGCAAAGTGGAGCAGCGCTTGCAAAGATGAAGGAGATCATAGCCATTCAGGGAGGAAATGCGGACATTAAAGCTGATGATCTCAAGCCCGGCATCTACATGGCTGATGTGCCGGCTCCGGCCGACGGGTATGTGATCAACATCGCCAACCGTGCGCTCATCACCATCGCACGACTCGCGGGGGCCCCCAACGACAAGGGTGCCGGCATCTGGCTGCATGCCAAGCGTGGGTCTCAGGTGAAGAAGGGCGATGCGATCATGACGATCTATGCCGACAATGAACAGAAACTGAAGAATGCTCTGGAAGAAGGTCGGCGCCTGATGCCGATCCTGGTGGAAGGAATGCTGATCGACCGCCTTCCCTCGGATACCCTGCACTTCAACCGAATGGACTAA